The Cloacibacterium sp. TD35 region TAAAATATTTCAAAGCACCTAAACCTACAATTTCGTAAGATTTTTCTTTTTCTTCGCTTGTTAAACCTTCTAATTTTCCTAATTCTTCCGATTTTTCTTTAGCAGTAAGATACATTTCTTGCATTAAATCATCTGCATCTACCACTGTTCCTTCACGAGATTTCATTTTGCCTTCAGGCAATTCTACCATTCCGTAAGAAAGGTGATACAATTGGTTTGCCCAATCGTAGCCTAATTTTTTCAGAATTAAAAACAATACTTGAAAGTGATAATCTTGTTCATTACCAACGGTATAAATGAGTTTTTGAATGTCATTTTGTTTGAAACGTTCTACTGCAGTTCCCAAATCTTGCGTCATGTACACAGAAGTTCCATCACCACGAAGAACGAGTTTTTGATCAAGTCCATCTTCAGTTAAATCAATCCAAACAGAATTATCTTCTTTTTTGAAGAAAACACCTTTTGCCAAGCCATCTTCGATGATGTCTTTTCCTAAAATATAGGTATTGCTTTCGTACTGAACTTGGTCAAAATCAACACCTAGTCTTTTGTAGGTCTCGTTGAAACCTGCATAAACCCATGAGTTCATTTTCTCCCAAAGTTCACGAACTTCTGGTTTATTTTGCTCCCAATCTAAAAGCATTTTTTGAGCTTCAAGAATTATTGGCGATTGTTTTTTTGCAGCTTCCTCATCTAAACCTTGTTCTTTAAGCTCAGAAATTTGGGCTTTATAATTTTTATCAAATTCTACGTAATAATTCCCAACCAATTTATCTCCTTTTAAACCAGTAGTTTCTGGGGTCTCCCCTTTACCAAATTTTTCCCAAGCGAGCATTGATTTACAAATATGAATCCCTCTATCATTGATGATTTGAGTTTTTACCACATTGTAACCTGCTTCTTTAAGAATTTGAGCGACAGAAAAGCCTAATAAATTGTTTCTGATGTGCCCTAAATGCAATGGCTTATTGGTGTTCGGTGAAGAATATTCTACCATTACGGTTTGATTCTTATTTTCCTTTACGTCAAACTGAGATTTTATTTCTTTGAAATTCTGAACAAACGCTTCGTTATTCATTGATAAATTCAAGAAACCTTTTACAACATTAAAGTTGTCGATAACTCCTTGATTTTTTAATTCTTCTCCTAACTCATTGCCTAAAACATCTGGACTTTTCTTTGCCAACTTTACCAAAGGAAAAATAACCACTGTGAAATCTCCTTCGAAATCTGTTTTGTTTTGTTGTACTTCTAAAGTAAGATTTTCAATTTGATAATTGATTTTTAAAATCTCAGAAATAGAGTTTTGTATATGCTGTTTAATATCCATTTTCTATATTTTATGCAAAGATAATAAATAAAAAAACCACCCGAAAAATCGGATGGTTTTTATTGTATTTATTTGAAATAAATTAGAATTTATCCCAGAATAGTTTTGTAAGTGCATTATCTCCACCAATAGCTGTAGCAGCAGCTTTTACATTAGCAGGATTTAATACATATTCTTGATCAGAATAAGGTAATCTTACTGGCACTCCATCAAGTCTTGAGTTTGCTGGGTTAACCATAACTGGATTATCTAATCTTCTGATAAAGTTCCATGAAGCAAAAGCTTGATCACCAAACATTGCTATGAAAGCTTCCTTACCAATTGACGCCTTCCAATTTACAGCATCATAAACAACAGTTGCTTTATATGCTGTAGCAGCTGCTGTAGAAACACCATACTGATCCATAGATGCTTGAATAGCACTTGAGAATAATGTAGCAGCAGTACCACCAGCATTATAACCTCTTGCAGCCGCTTCAGTTCTTAAGAACATTACCTCAGCATAAGAAAGCAAAGTAATAGGACCTGATGCAGAAGAGAAATACTTACCTGCGTCTTTATTTCCTAGATTTGCGTTCTGTTTATAGCTGTTTAAAGAACCAAAAGTCCCTCCTGGATATTGACCTGCATTTGCTCCTTCTGAAGCAGGGTTAAATAAGATTGGAATTCTTGGGTCTGAATTAGCATTCATATAATCCATTACAAGTTTAGTTGGTACAAAATCATATCTACCTGAAGCAACCAACTCATCATGGAAAGGTGATTTAAATTGAGAACCGTCAAAAGACATTGCATAATTATCAGCGTTAGAAGCTAAAACGCCCGAAGAAATAGCACTTTCTGCTGCAGCTTTAGAAGCCGCAGGATCTACATCTGCTAAGTTCATCGCTAATCTCAATTTAATTGAGTTTGCTAATTTTTTCCATTTAGCCATATCACCATGATATGCATAATCTGAAGAATAACCGTCTTCACTAGTGTTAATTTTTGCAATAGCAGCATCTAATCTAGTTAATAAGCTAGTATAGATAGTTTTTGCATCATCATACTTAGGAGATAAAATTTGTGGAGCTTTTAGAGCTTCTGAATATGGAATATTACCATAAGTATCAACTAAAACTTCCCAAGCATAGATAGAAGAAATTTCTAAAGTTGCCCATTTGTTGTTTTGAACAGCTGGAATATTTCCTTCTTTTTCTAACTGTAGCATAGCATCACTATAATTCTTAAGAACTCTATCGTACATTCTATTAAAGAAGTTTCTAGGCTGGTTTCTAGTAACTAAATCATAGTTCGTTTCATCAGTATATGTAGTCTCTGCAATTTGTTGTGTTAAGAAAACAAAGTTTCCTTGGTTAACGTTTGGAGATGCAACATAATAAAATTGCTGTTGCTGAGCGGTTGCCAATAATAAATAAGAAGGCAAAGTTTGGGGATGTTTGGGATCAACATTTAAAGCAGTAATATCTCTTTCACAAGAAGTAACACCTAATGCTGCTACTGCCATACCCAATATTAATATTATTTTTTTCATTTTCTTAGCTTAATTTAATTAAAATTTGATCGTAAGATTAACACCAATATCTCTAGTAGTAGGTAATAAACCAATTGATTGACCTACACCTCTAAGACCACCTCCTGTACTTGCTTCAGGATCTGCATATGGCATATTTTTACTAATAATCCAAAGGTTTCTACCTATTAAAGAAACTTTAGCCTCTTGAATAAATGTTCCTGCTAATAAAGATTTAGGAATTGAATAACCAATACTTGCTTCTCTTAATTTAACAAATGATTGATCATAAACAAATCTTTTCTGTGGCATTCTAGCATAACCATCTAATGAACCAAATGCAGATGGATCAGCTGTTACAGTAGTGTTTACATTTCCATTTGGATTAACACCTGACCATACTACACCATTTTCTCTCATGTCTCCAACTGCTGTTTCTGCGTATAGACCAGTTGCAAGACCATAATACATGTCTGTAGAGAAAATATCACCACCATGTCTCATATCAATTAAGAATGAAGCTGAGAAATTTTTATAGCTAAATGAGTTTCTCATACCACCAATCCAATCTGGATTAATGTTTCCGATCACTTGGTTAGCATTTCTTAAATAATAACCAGTAGTAGCACTGATTACAGGCTGACCGTTTAAATAAACATAATCTCTACCAATTAGCGTACCAAAAGCTTTACCTTCTGTAGCGTTTAATGATACACCTCCTTGATATGAATCCATAAGTAGGTTAGTAATATCATTTGTTTCATCGTGATATAATTTCACAACTTTGTTTTCGTTTTTAGACCAGTTTAAATCTAAATTCCATTTAAAATTATTTGTTTTAACTGGCACTAAACCTAACTGAACTTCAATACCTTTATTATCAATCTGTCCTGCATTAATAACTTTTTTAGTATAACCTGTACTCGCAGAAATTGGTAATTCGATAATTTGATTGAATGTTTTTGTTTGATAAGCCGCAATATCTAAAGTAATTCTATTATTGAATAATGAAGCTTCCATACCTACTTCTACCTCTTTTGATCTCTGAGGAAGTAGGTTTTGTTCAGCTAAAGTTAATGGATTTAAATAAATTCCTGTAGGACCTCCAGCTCCATTAAAAATTCCTGCAGAAGTGTATGTATTGGCCAACTTATAAGGAGTAGTAGAACTACCAACTTCTGCATAGTTAGCTCTCACTTTCCAGAAACTTAACCAAGATGGATCTACTAATTTTGATAAAATTAATGCTCCAGTTACAGAAGGATAACCATATACGTTATTTCCTTTTTTAAGGTTAGAGTTTTTATCTACTCTATAGGTTGCATCTAAATAGAAAGTTTGTTTATAGTCAAAAGATGCAGTAGCATATCCACTACTTGTAACGTATCTCCATGCAGTTTCTGCAGGAGCTACCACTGGATTCAAAGAGTTTGATAAAGAATATAACCCTGGAACAACCAATCCTCCTTCAGTAGATGCATAAAGATTATCTCTTGTATTTCTTCTTACGTTACCTCCTACTACACCACTTACATTAATATCATCTGTGATGTTAAATTTATAGTTTGCAAATAAATCGAAGTTTGCTTCAGTATCAGTAAAGTTTTGTCTTGAATAACCAGATGAAACTGCGTTACCAGAAGCTCCAAAACTTTGAGATAAAGAACCAACTGCTAATCTTTGCTCAAGTAACATAGTTAAATAATCGTATGATACTTTACCTGTAATACTCCAATTTTTATTGAATTCGTACTTTAACTGAGCATAACTAAAGTTTCTAGTTCTATCATCAGAGTTAAAGTTTTGATATCTTTGGAAATATGGGTTATTCCAGAAAATAGGGGTTCCATCTCCTGATGAAATTCTGTTCCAAGTTACGTTACTGAATGCAGGACCAAAAGCGTTTAAATTTCTAAAATAAGCATCTTTTTGCTCTAAAACATCTACGTTTACTTGCCACCACTGTCTGAAACCAGAAAGTAAGTTATCACTATATCCTGTTTCATTACGACCAACTGTATTTTGTTTTGTAATAGTTGTATAAACAGTTGAACTTAATTTATCAGTGAAATAGTAATTAAATTTTGCTGATAAAGTGTTTTTCTTTAAATCAGAGTTTGGCATAATACCGTTAGAAATCATATTGTCAAAAGATAAAGCAACATTGTTTTTTGCATCACCTTTTTCTAATGAGATAGTATTCACAAAACTCATAGCAGTTTCAAAGAATTTCACTGGAGTATTTTTAGCAGCTACCCAAGGTCTTGCTTTACCATAGTTAGCAGAAGTTGGGTCAAATGAATCCCAATGATACACTAATAAATTAGGATCAAACTTAGGTCCCCAAGAAGCATCCTCTGCAAAGTTCACATAATAATGACCGTCTGATGCTGGATCTTCAGTATAGAATGATGGATCATACCCACCACCATATTTATTTTGATATTCTGGAAATGTAGATTTATCAACCTTACCTGTTTGAACAGAAGAAGATAATGTTACACCCCAAGATCCATCTTTTTTACCTTTTCCACTTTTTGTAACAATAACAATTACCCCATCAATACCTCTTTCTCCGTATAGTGCAGAAGCAGCAGCTCCTTTAAGAACGTTAATTGAAGCAATGTCTTCCTGATTGATATCAGATAAAAAGTTACCATAATCATAAAACCCAGAAAGAGTATTGTTATTTACAGGAGAACCATCAATAACGATTAATGGAGAACCTCCACCTAGTGACTTATAACCTCTAATTAAAAGGTTAGATGAACCACCAAAGTTATTATTGGTCTGTACTTGTAAACCTGCAACTTTACCTGACAATTGAGAAGCAACGTTACCAGTATTGGTAGTTCCTCCCACTAATTCTTCAGCTTTTACCTCTTGTGAAGCATACCCCAAAGATTTTTTCTCTCTTTTAATACCCAAGGCTGTAACTACTACACCTTCGATATCTTTTGTCCCCGCTGTATCTACTTTTGCTTTTTGAGCGTATGTAACGCTAAATGAAGCAGAAAGAACAACAGCTAAAACGCTTTTTGTTAGTTTCTTCATATCAAATTAAATTTTTCATTGATACAAAAATGCGAAACATTATTAACATATACAAACTTTTTGTTAAAAAAACCCTAAAGAATCGTTAACTTTGTAATGTTTTCAATAACGCAATTGATTTTTTGTTAAAATTTATAGAATTGATAAAAAAATGGTCTGAAAATTATATCGAGGCGGGGTGCGACGAGGTAGGAAGAGGGTGCTTATGTGGCCCTGTAGTGGCTGCAGCAGTGGTTTTAGACGATAATTTTGAGCAAAAATTAGTTAACGACTCAAAAAAACTAAATTTTAAAACTCGTTTAGAATTAGATGATTACATCAAAAACAATGTAAAAGATTATGCAATTGCAGAGCTTTCGCCAGCATTTATTGACCAACATAATATTCTCAACGCAAGTATACATGCCATGCATAATGCGCTGGATAAACTTACAATAAGACCAGAATTAATTTTAGTAGATGGCAATAAATTTCACCCCTATAATTTCATTCCCCATCAGTGTATTGTAAAGGGGGATTCTAAAGTATTATCTATTGCTGCGGCTTCTATTCTTGCTAAAAACTATAGAGACCAACTCATGATTCAGTTGCATGAAGAGTTTCCTGAATACGGTTGGAATAAAAATATGGGGTATGCTACTAAAGTTCACATAGAAGCTTTGAAGAAATTTGGCCCCACGAAATATCACCGACAATCTTTTAGATTAAACTATGATTAAAAACAATAAAAAGTCGGTTAATTTTTAACCGACTTTTATTTATTTTAAACTGAATTATTTTTTATTTGGCTTTTTGCGTTGCTCTTCTTGCATTTTTTGTTGCTCTTGAGCTTTTTCCATCATTTCACGCATACGTTTCTGGAATTTTCCTTCTGGTTTTGGCGCTTTAGATTTATTTTGTTGAATCTGAGCATGAATTTTCTTTTCATCTAAAATCCAATATTTAATCGCAAGGATAATTAATATATTTAAAGCATTCGAAACAAAATAATACCAAGAAAGTCCAGAAGAAGAGGTGTTCAAGAAGAAGAAGAATGTAATTGGGAAAATATACATTATAATTCTCATATCTGGCATTCCTTCTTGCTGTGGTTGTTGCATTTGCCCAGAAGTCATAATTGTATAAATCAAAACTACGATGGTACATGCTACTGCAAAAATACTGATGTGCTCCCCGATTAATGGAATATGGAATGGCAATTTAATTAAATCATCATAAGCAGTAAGGTCATTAGCAAACCAAAATCCTTTTCCTCTCAAGTCAATCATATTCGGGAAGAAACGGAAAAGCGCATAGAAAATAGGAATCTGAACCAGTGCTGGTAAACAGCCTGCCATTTGATTAATTCCAGCTTTTCTGTATATTTCCATAGTCGCTTGTTGACGCTTCATTGCGTTTTCTTGACCTTTAAATTTCTCTGTGACTTCTTCTATTTCCGGCTTTACCACCTTCATCATAGCACTTAATTTGTGCTGCTTAAACATCACTGGAGACAAGATAAGTTTAGTTGCAATAGTCATTAAGAAAATTACCCAACCTGCTGCAATTCCCCAATCTGACAACCAATTATATACTGGCACAAAGAAAATTCTGTTCAAGGTGCCAATGAAACTCCAACCTAGAGGTAATATCGTATCAAATTCTTTCCCTTCAAAAGTTTTAAGCAATGGCAAATCTAATGGCAAGAAATACCATTTGAAATTTTGATTCAATTCATTTCCTGCCAATTTTACCTGACCATCAAAATTGAATTTTTTCAAAAACGCTCCTTTTTCTATTGTTTCTTGAGTTCCTTTAGCGTGTGTGAATCCATTACTAGACTCTATAATTGAAGTGAAAAACTGCTGTTTTACCGCTAGCCAATTTAAGGTTTCTTCTGGCTCTTCAAATCCGTTTGTATCATAATCGGTAGAACCATAATTATCAAAAGCGTAATTAAATTCTGAATGGGTTTGCTCTTGCGAACGCCCTTTTTCCATTCCTCTTACAGTGTAATTCCAATGGAAATCTGCATTTTCGTCTGTAACTATAGCAGATAACCCTTGGGTTCTAACATTAAAATCTAAAGTATAATTATCTAAAAGCTGATACACGTACTGAATTGTTGCACCAGAAACTTGAGCGGTCATGGTAACAGCATTATCTTTTACGCTAGGCACAAAAACTAGATCTTTTGTATTAAAAATCTTTCCCGTTTTGTCTTTAAACTGAAATCCGTAGCTAGAATTATTTTTTTCTATTAAATAAAGTGGCAAATCGTGTTTATCGGTTTTAGCATTATAAGCTTTGTATTGATTAATTTCTACAGACGAAAGCTGCCCTCCTAAACTTACAAATTCTAAGGTAAGCTCTTTATTTTTTACGGTAACATTTTTAATTGTAGCCGCGTTTATTGTAGCATTAATATTGTTAGCAATTGTTTTAGAAGCTACTTTTTGCTCTGTTTTTGCTTTAGCATCTGCTACTTGTTTTTCGTCTGATTGTTTGTTTTGAAAATAAAACATGAAAGCCATCAAGATGGCAGAAAAAATCACAAAACTAATCAGTTGATTTTTATCTAATCCGT contains the following coding sequences:
- a CDS encoding SusC/RagA family TonB-linked outer membrane protein, coding for MKKLTKSVLAVVLSASFSVTYAQKAKVDTAGTKDIEGVVVTALGIKREKKSLGYASQEVKAEELVGGTTNTGNVASQLSGKVAGLQVQTNNNFGGSSNLLIRGYKSLGGGSPLIVIDGSPVNNNTLSGFYDYGNFLSDINQEDIASINVLKGAAASALYGERGIDGVIVIVTKSGKGKKDGSWGVTLSSSVQTGKVDKSTFPEYQNKYGGGYDPSFYTEDPASDGHYYVNFAEDASWGPKFDPNLLVYHWDSFDPTSANYGKARPWVAAKNTPVKFFETAMSFVNTISLEKGDAKNNVALSFDNMISNGIMPNSDLKKNTLSAKFNYYFTDKLSSTVYTTITKQNTVGRNETGYSDNLLSGFRQWWQVNVDVLEQKDAYFRNLNAFGPAFSNVTWNRISSGDGTPIFWNNPYFQRYQNFNSDDRTRNFSYAQLKYEFNKNWSITGKVSYDYLTMLLEQRLAVGSLSQSFGASGNAVSSGYSRQNFTDTEANFDLFANYKFNITDDINVSGVVGGNVRRNTRDNLYASTEGGLVVPGLYSLSNSLNPVVAPAETAWRYVTSSGYATASFDYKQTFYLDATYRVDKNSNLKKGNNVYGYPSVTGALILSKLVDPSWLSFWKVRANYAEVGSSTTPYKLANTYTSAGIFNGAGGPTGIYLNPLTLAEQNLLPQRSKEVEVGMEASLFNNRITLDIAAYQTKTFNQIIELPISASTGYTKKVINAGQIDNKGIEVQLGLVPVKTNNFKWNLDLNWSKNENKVVKLYHDETNDITNLLMDSYQGGVSLNATEGKAFGTLIGRDYVYLNGQPVISATTGYYLRNANQVIGNINPDWIGGMRNSFSYKNFSASFLIDMRHGGDIFSTDMYYGLATGLYAETAVGDMRENGVVWSGVNPNGNVNTTVTADPSAFGSLDGYARMPQKRFVYDQSFVKLREASIGYSIPKSLLAGTFIQEAKVSLIGRNLWIISKNMPYADPEASTGGGLRGVGQSIGLLPTTRDIGVNLTIKF
- a CDS encoding ribonuclease HII; translated protein: MELIKKWSENYIEAGCDEVGRGCLCGPVVAAAVVLDDNFEQKLVNDSKKLNFKTRLELDDYIKNNVKDYAIAELSPAFIDQHNILNASIHAMHNALDKLTIRPELILVDGNKFHPYNFIPHQCIVKGDSKVLSIAAASILAKNYRDQLMIQLHEEFPEYGWNKNMGYATKVHIEALKKFGPTKYHRQSFRLNYD
- the yidC gene encoding membrane protein insertase YidC, whose product is MQKNNGLDKNQLISFVIFSAILMAFMFYFQNKQSDEKQVADAKAKTEQKVASKTIANNINATINAATIKNVTVKNKELTLEFVSLGGQLSSVEINQYKAYNAKTDKHDLPLYLIEKNNSSYGFQFKDKTGKIFNTKDLVFVPSVKDNAVTMTAQVSGATIQYVYQLLDNYTLDFNVRTQGLSAIVTDENADFHWNYTVRGMEKGRSQEQTHSEFNYAFDNYGSTDYDTNGFEEPEETLNWLAVKQQFFTSIIESSNGFTHAKGTQETIEKGAFLKKFNFDGQVKLAGNELNQNFKWYFLPLDLPLLKTFEGKEFDTILPLGWSFIGTLNRIFFVPVYNWLSDWGIAAGWVIFLMTIATKLILSPVMFKQHKLSAMMKVVKPEIEEVTEKFKGQENAMKRQQATMEIYRKAGINQMAGCLPALVQIPIFYALFRFFPNMIDLRGKGFWFANDLTAYDDLIKLPFHIPLIGEHISIFAVACTIVVLIYTIMTSGQMQQPQQEGMPDMRIIMYIFPITFFFFLNTSSSGLSWYYFVSNALNILIILAIKYWILDEKKIHAQIQQNKSKAPKPEGKFQKRMREMMEKAQEQQKMQEEQRKKPNKK
- the argS gene encoding arginine--tRNA ligase, producing MDIKQHIQNSISEILKINYQIENLTLEVQQNKTDFEGDFTVVIFPLVKLAKKSPDVLGNELGEELKNQGVIDNFNVVKGFLNLSMNNEAFVQNFKEIKSQFDVKENKNQTVMVEYSSPNTNKPLHLGHIRNNLLGFSVAQILKEAGYNVVKTQIINDRGIHICKSMLAWEKFGKGETPETTGLKGDKLVGNYYVEFDKNYKAQISELKEQGLDEEAAKKQSPIILEAQKMLLDWEQNKPEVRELWEKMNSWVYAGFNETYKRLGVDFDQVQYESNTYILGKDIIEDGLAKGVFFKKEDNSVWIDLTEDGLDQKLVLRGDGTSVYMTQDLGTAVERFKQNDIQKLIYTVGNEQDYHFQVLFLILKKLGYDWANQLYHLSYGMVELPEGKMKSREGTVVDADDLMQEMYLTAKEKSEELGKLEGLTSEEKEKSYEIVGLGALKYFMLKVDPKKKMLFNPAESIDFNGNTGPFIQYTYARIQSLLNRANFVEADFGSYQPNASEKELIMQLSNFKDVVEKAAETLSPAQVANYVYDLVKTYNSFYQNNPVMTLEDENAKQFKLQISDLTAKTIKKSLNLLGINVVNRM
- a CDS encoding SusD/RagB family nutrient-binding outer membrane lipoprotein, whose translation is MKKIILILGMAVAALGVTSCERDITALNVDPKHPQTLPSYLLLATAQQQQFYYVASPNVNQGNFVFLTQQIAETTYTDETNYDLVTRNQPRNFFNRMYDRVLKNYSDAMLQLEKEGNIPAVQNNKWATLEISSIYAWEVLVDTYGNIPYSEALKAPQILSPKYDDAKTIYTSLLTRLDAAIAKINTSEDGYSSDYAYHGDMAKWKKLANSIKLRLAMNLADVDPAASKAAAESAISSGVLASNADNYAMSFDGSQFKSPFHDELVASGRYDFVPTKLVMDYMNANSDPRIPILFNPASEGANAGQYPGGTFGSLNSYKQNANLGNKDAGKYFSSASGPITLLSYAEVMFLRTEAAARGYNAGGTAATLFSSAIQASMDQYGVSTAAATAYKATVVYDAVNWKASIGKEAFIAMFGDQAFASWNFIRRLDNPVMVNPANSRLDGVPVRLPYSDQEYVLNPANVKAAATAIGGDNALTKLFWDKF